Proteins encoded by one window of Chondromyces crocatus:
- a CDS encoding serine/threonine-protein kinase, which produces MRIGDLISGKYRLLRPLGAGGMGTVWAARNELTHRDFAIKVLLPELAQNREALQRFFQEARVCGQIRHPAVVDVFDVGQAEDGAPYIVMELLEGEGLDTRLKSAGALPPHEAAAWIAFVARGLEEAHVRGVVHRDLKPANVFLAEQPTGEIVPKILDFGVSKANGVRGVDHIRTLTGAVLGSPAYMSPEQASGEEEIDGRSDLWSLGVMLYEALTARHPFEAPNYNALMVAILSKPHEPVRSLAPAVSPELAAVVDRALIKDRDQRIGQARELAERLEAALAAMPSSLRQGPGGSGRGASGAPVSTPASGRLFGRGSGGLAGEVRRWPSRARGLAPLAAALGALLLAVGAVLMATQLRPIAPVVAQATGSLAGRLAPINERLSALKTELRSQEKVHGEGSARGETEEQHRTERAVETTKTRVSKPTPAPRRVLRGGVENPGF; this is translated from the coding sequence GTGAGAATAGGCGACCTCATCTCCGGCAAATACAGGCTGCTCCGGCCTCTCGGTGCTGGTGGCATGGGGACGGTGTGGGCGGCGCGCAACGAGCTCACGCACCGCGATTTCGCCATCAAGGTCCTCTTGCCCGAGCTGGCGCAGAACCGGGAGGCGCTGCAGCGCTTCTTCCAGGAAGCGCGGGTCTGCGGGCAGATCCGGCACCCGGCGGTGGTCGACGTGTTCGACGTGGGGCAGGCCGAGGATGGCGCGCCTTACATCGTGATGGAGCTGCTCGAAGGCGAGGGGCTGGATACGCGCCTCAAGTCGGCGGGGGCGCTCCCGCCTCACGAGGCCGCGGCGTGGATCGCCTTCGTGGCGCGCGGCCTGGAAGAGGCGCATGTCCGCGGCGTGGTCCACCGCGATCTGAAGCCCGCGAACGTGTTCCTCGCCGAGCAGCCCACGGGCGAGATCGTACCGAAGATCCTGGACTTCGGCGTCTCCAAGGCGAACGGCGTGCGAGGCGTGGACCACATCCGGACGCTGACGGGCGCGGTGCTGGGATCGCCGGCCTACATGAGCCCCGAGCAGGCCAGCGGGGAAGAGGAGATCGATGGCCGGAGCGATCTCTGGTCCCTCGGCGTGATGCTCTACGAGGCGCTCACCGCGCGGCATCCCTTCGAGGCACCGAACTACAACGCGCTGATGGTGGCGATCCTGAGCAAGCCCCACGAGCCGGTGCGCTCGCTCGCGCCGGCGGTGTCACCTGAGCTCGCGGCCGTGGTGGATCGCGCCCTGATCAAGGACCGTGATCAACGGATCGGGCAGGCGCGGGAGCTTGCGGAGCGGCTGGAGGCTGCGCTCGCGGCGATGCCGTCGAGCTTGCGTCAAGGTCCGGGAGGGTCGGGCCGCGGTGCGAGCGGGGCGCCTGTGTCGACACCAGCATCAGGGCGGCTCTTCGGCCGCGGGAGCGGTGGGCTCGCGGGCGAGGTGAGACGATGGCCCTCTCGTGCTCGTGGGCTCGCGCCGCTCGCGGCTGCGCTCGGAGCGCTGCTCCTCGCGGTGGGCGCCGTGCTCATGGCCACACAGCTGCGGCCAATCGCGCCCGTGGTCGCGCAAGCCACGGGCTCGCTTGCAGGACGGCTCGCGCCGATCAACGAGCGCCTGAGCGCATTGAAGACCGAGCTGAGGAGCCAGGAGAAGGTCCACGGTGAGGGGTCTGCGCGCGGTGAGACCGAGGAGCAACATCGGACGGAGCGAGCCGTCGAGACGACGAAGACACGAGTTTCCAAACCAACGCCAGCGCCGCGTCGCGTCCTGCGTGGCGGCGTGGAGAATCCGGGGTTCTGA
- a CDS encoding AMIN-like domain-containing (lipo)protein encodes MKERWVTATMMACVLAGCSNNAGNGSAPVPDVTPIDTRPVEATPTADAVPPVPQPSPKARPAAEETTDEAPAFEGTTAPSEKLRTGIKATPVVKDVRAAANEGFDRVVLDLEGQAVTGWKARYLTGPAVRCGSGDPIKSDAKALLEITLLPAQAHDDKGNATVKDRERKPGLKVLKELTQVCDFEGQVSWVLGLSEKAPYRVLELSSPSRIVVDVRR; translated from the coding sequence GTGAAAGAACGGTGGGTGACGGCGACGATGATGGCCTGTGTCCTGGCCGGCTGTTCGAACAACGCAGGGAACGGCTCGGCTCCAGTGCCCGACGTGACGCCGATCGATACGCGGCCCGTCGAGGCCACGCCGACGGCCGACGCGGTGCCTCCTGTGCCGCAGCCTTCGCCCAAGGCGCGCCCCGCGGCGGAGGAGACGACCGATGAGGCCCCGGCCTTCGAAGGGACGACGGCGCCCAGTGAGAAGCTGCGCACCGGCATCAAGGCGACCCCGGTCGTGAAGGATGTCCGCGCCGCGGCCAATGAAGGCTTCGATCGGGTGGTGCTCGATCTCGAGGGGCAGGCAGTGACCGGCTGGAAGGCCCGCTATCTCACGGGGCCTGCCGTGCGCTGTGGCTCGGGGGATCCCATCAAGTCCGACGCCAAGGCGCTCCTGGAGATCACCTTGCTGCCGGCGCAGGCCCACGACGACAAGGGCAACGCCACAGTGAAGGACCGCGAGCGCAAGCCAGGCCTCAAGGTGCTGAAGGAGCTGACGCAGGTGTGCGATTTCGAGGGTCAGGTGAGCTGGGTCCTCGGGCTCTCGGAGAAGGCGCCTTACCGCGTGCTGGAGCTGTCGAGCCCGTCGCGCATCGTCGTCGACGTCCGACGCTGA
- a CDS encoding tetratricopeptide repeat protein, giving the protein MATGNDQQQQAAGLQISGGAAIVAPVSAFPSGVPNNAMVVIPLNKPTDELKEMLEKGPTALAVDDMWKLLGFNGPAVQVQDEQGRPIAIGLEDLLAGLEKHWVESQDDLNRGRIYAQELLKYNRLARAEQVLTKIVAKGGNGEDWLALGIAQLSQEKLDKAEGTLKGAQNLLKTNPYPSLHLAKLFQQKKETDKEREFVDKAIQIDHGCIDAWAYLFQHIAQQSNEEEAAKELEKLAPEKNPAPFIAIQGFYASKEETRDKAIEYAKKAVDKNPDEPLALLCLSALYGQKGDLEAVMRLLQPHESKMSRDVRLANNYFEALFQSRQIERVTKLLNALAGSPTKEVKQFAIERSKLVAQFLQQQQQQLAAAQQRKN; this is encoded by the coding sequence ATGGCAACGGGCAACGATCAGCAACAGCAAGCGGCAGGCCTTCAGATCTCGGGCGGTGCGGCCATCGTGGCGCCGGTCAGCGCGTTCCCGAGCGGTGTGCCCAACAACGCCATGGTGGTCATTCCCCTGAACAAGCCCACCGACGAGCTGAAGGAGATGCTCGAGAAGGGGCCCACGGCGCTCGCGGTCGACGACATGTGGAAGCTGCTCGGCTTCAACGGTCCGGCGGTGCAGGTGCAGGACGAACAGGGGCGCCCGATCGCCATCGGCCTGGAGGACCTCCTCGCCGGCCTGGAGAAGCACTGGGTCGAGAGCCAGGACGACCTGAACCGCGGCCGTATCTACGCGCAGGAGCTGCTCAAGTACAACCGCCTCGCGCGGGCCGAGCAGGTGCTCACCAAGATCGTCGCCAAGGGCGGCAACGGTGAGGACTGGCTGGCCCTCGGCATCGCCCAGCTCTCGCAGGAGAAGCTCGACAAGGCCGAAGGGACGCTCAAGGGGGCGCAGAACCTGCTCAAGACCAACCCCTACCCGTCGCTCCACCTCGCCAAGCTCTTCCAGCAGAAGAAGGAGACGGACAAGGAGCGCGAGTTCGTCGACAAGGCCATCCAGATCGACCACGGGTGCATCGACGCCTGGGCGTACCTCTTCCAGCACATCGCTCAGCAGAGCAACGAGGAGGAGGCCGCGAAGGAGCTCGAGAAGCTCGCGCCCGAGAAGAATCCGGCGCCGTTCATCGCGATCCAGGGCTTCTACGCCTCCAAGGAAGAGACGCGGGACAAGGCCATCGAGTACGCGAAGAAGGCCGTCGACAAGAACCCGGACGAGCCGCTCGCGCTGCTCTGCCTCTCCGCGCTCTACGGTCAGAAGGGCGATCTGGAGGCCGTGATGCGCCTGCTCCAGCCGCACGAGTCGAAGATGAGCCGCGACGTCCGGCTGGCGAACAACTACTTCGAGGCGCTCTTCCAGTCGCGCCAGATCGAGCGCGTCACCAAGCTCCTGAACGCGCTGGCCGGCTCGCCGACCAAGGAAGTGAAGCAGTTCGCCATCGAGCGCTCCAAGCTCGTCGCGCAGTTCCTGCAGCAGCAGCAGCAGCAGCTCGCCGCGGCGCAGCAGCGCAAGAACTGA
- a CDS encoding NAD(P)-binding domain-containing protein — translation MSHEPRIKVGVIGGGTWGVALARAARRAGAEVILFSRREQPELREGSGEGRPELTREYARVSQARLLIVAVPSSSAQVALRALGDHLDGGHAVVHGVRGLTGDELQTMSDLIRDETPVRRVGALGGPVQADELLRGLPSAMLCGSPFPEVLATVNRAFQSSGLRVYGTSDLRGLEWASALVGCLAVGVGFAQEAGAGPGLQAALISRGVEEAARIAAAAGAEERTMLGLGGYGDLLASIGLEGRPEVVLGRALARGRSIEEAVLEARLRVEAIPLIPRVVQFARSRGVQAGTFEALERVLEGDRPVALVERLFAA, via the coding sequence ATGAGCCACGAGCCGCGGATCAAGGTGGGTGTCATCGGCGGTGGCACCTGGGGGGTGGCACTGGCGCGGGCCGCTCGGAGGGCGGGAGCGGAGGTGATCCTGTTCTCGCGGCGCGAGCAGCCCGAACTGCGTGAGGGGAGCGGCGAGGGGCGGCCCGAGCTGACCCGGGAGTACGCTCGGGTTTCGCAGGCACGCCTGCTCATCGTGGCGGTCCCTTCGAGCTCGGCGCAGGTCGCGCTGCGCGCCCTCGGCGATCACCTCGACGGTGGTCACGCGGTGGTGCACGGGGTGCGTGGGCTGACGGGCGACGAGTTGCAGACGATGTCGGACCTGATCCGGGACGAGACTCCGGTGAGGCGGGTGGGGGCGCTCGGAGGACCGGTGCAGGCCGACGAGCTGCTGCGCGGTTTGCCGTCGGCGATGTTGTGCGGCTCTCCTTTCCCCGAGGTGCTCGCGACCGTGAACCGCGCCTTCCAGTCGAGCGGCTTGCGGGTGTACGGCACGTCGGATCTGCGCGGGCTCGAGTGGGCTTCGGCGCTGGTCGGCTGTCTGGCCGTGGGCGTCGGCTTCGCTCAAGAGGCGGGCGCCGGACCGGGGCTGCAGGCCGCGTTGATTTCTCGAGGGGTCGAGGAGGCCGCGCGGATCGCCGCAGCGGCCGGCGCGGAAGAGCGCACGATGCTGGGCCTCGGCGGCTACGGGGATCTGCTCGCCTCGATCGGGCTGGAGGGGCGTCCAGAGGTCGTGCTGGGTCGCGCACTGGCGCGCGGGCGCTCCATCGAGGAAGCAGTCCTGGAGGCGCGCTTGCGGGTGGAGGCCATCCCGCTGATCCCCCGGGTGGTGCAGTTCGCGCGGTCGCGCGGGGTGCAAGCCGGGACCTTCGAGGCGCTCGAGCGCGTGCTGGAAGGCGATCGACCCGTCGCGCTCGTGGAGCGGTTGTTCGCTGCGTGA
- a CDS encoding HAD family hydrolase: MTTRRAEALLLDMDGLLVDSEPLWFTIEQAFCRARGFEWTEADAVTCLGRGLRATIAEMGERFGFPLDLDRDTAWVMDRFIEQVGELVLKPGAEALLDAAEEQQVGLSLASSSHRRLVGAVVERFGLRARLGSIVTGEDVQHLKPAPDIFLRAAAELGVPAARCAVLEDSLAGATAGRAAGAIVIAVPEGAAAGRGFEDVADVCVEDLFAAGRWLGLLR, translated from the coding sequence ATGACGACGCGTCGTGCCGAAGCCCTCCTCCTCGACATGGACGGGCTGCTCGTGGACTCGGAGCCCTTGTGGTTCACGATCGAACAGGCGTTCTGCCGTGCGCGGGGGTTCGAGTGGACCGAAGCGGACGCCGTGACCTGCCTCGGTCGCGGGCTGCGGGCAACGATTGCCGAGATGGGGGAGCGGTTCGGGTTCCCGCTGGATCTCGATCGCGACACCGCGTGGGTCATGGATCGGTTCATCGAGCAGGTGGGTGAGCTGGTGCTCAAGCCGGGCGCGGAGGCGCTCCTCGATGCGGCGGAGGAGCAGCAGGTGGGGCTTTCGCTCGCATCTTCGTCCCATCGACGGCTCGTGGGCGCGGTGGTGGAGCGCTTCGGGCTGCGCGCGCGGCTCGGGTCGATCGTGACGGGGGAAGACGTGCAGCACCTCAAGCCTGCGCCCGACATTTTCTTGCGGGCGGCGGCGGAGCTGGGGGTACCGGCCGCGCGGTGCGCGGTCCTCGAAGACTCGCTGGCAGGAGCGACCGCGGGTCGAGCGGCGGGGGCGATCGTGATCGCTGTCCCGGAAGGCGCTGCTGCGGGGCGTGGGTTCGAGGACGTGGCGGACGTTTGCGTCGAGGATCTGTTCGCAGCGGGGCGCTGGCTCGGGCTCCTGCGCTGA
- a CDS encoding LysM peptidoglycan-binding domain-containing protein — translation MLLLGACATSPARTARHGAGHPPGGPDTSSRAAESADTSLHATADGQTDDLEACDHEGEDDPDDEVDDTSEQASAGGARAQPPVSPLAALTDADIERMVREDPASLGSLSLGATNAGRLFNGVQMPEGEGWSHISPAFAWGTQETVDYLVRAIRATRRKHPDSPPLYLGHISAKHGGPLSPHVSHQAGRDVDISYYLTPQKPGFHRATAQNLDRERSWAFVRALITETDVEMILIDSGVQRLLREYALASGEDPAWIDQVFQYGSRSPRPIIRHARGHANHLHIRFFSPIAQASAARAHRFLAKQGVVQPAVKYIRHVVKNGQTLGILAKRYGVTVEAIQRANNLKGTFIKAKRILNIPRPGAAAEPPALRPPVIPARRLPPEQSASSAPARRPSAGG, via the coding sequence GTGCTGCTCCTGGGCGCGTGTGCGACGAGCCCCGCGCGCACGGCACGACACGGCGCGGGGCACCCGCCAGGGGGTCCTGACACCTCGTCGCGCGCAGCCGAATCAGCCGACACGTCCCTCCACGCCACGGCGGATGGCCAGACGGACGACCTCGAAGCTTGCGACCACGAGGGCGAGGACGATCCGGACGACGAGGTCGACGACACCAGCGAGCAGGCGTCGGCCGGAGGCGCGCGGGCTCAACCGCCCGTCTCCCCCCTCGCCGCGCTGACCGACGCCGACATCGAGCGCATGGTGCGCGAGGATCCGGCCTCGCTGGGCTCGCTCTCGCTCGGCGCCACCAACGCGGGACGCCTCTTCAATGGCGTGCAGATGCCCGAGGGCGAGGGCTGGTCGCACATCTCGCCCGCCTTCGCGTGGGGCACCCAGGAGACCGTCGACTACCTCGTCCGCGCCATCCGGGCAACGCGACGGAAGCACCCCGACAGCCCCCCGCTGTACCTCGGCCACATCAGCGCCAAGCACGGTGGTCCGCTCTCTCCACACGTCAGCCACCAAGCCGGGCGTGACGTCGACATCAGCTACTACCTCACGCCACAGAAGCCCGGATTCCACCGCGCGACGGCGCAGAACCTGGACCGAGAGCGCTCCTGGGCGTTCGTCCGCGCCCTGATCACCGAGACCGACGTGGAGATGATCCTGATCGACTCCGGCGTGCAGCGCCTGCTTAGGGAGTACGCGCTGGCGAGCGGCGAAGACCCCGCCTGGATCGATCAGGTCTTCCAGTACGGCTCCCGCAGCCCGCGGCCGATCATCCGTCATGCACGAGGGCACGCGAACCACCTGCACATCCGCTTCTTCAGCCCCATCGCCCAGGCGTCGGCCGCGCGCGCGCACCGCTTTCTGGCGAAGCAAGGCGTCGTGCAACCGGCGGTGAAATACATCCGTCACGTCGTGAAGAACGGCCAGACCCTGGGCATCCTCGCCAAGCGGTATGGCGTCACGGTGGAAGCTATCCAGCGCGCCAACAACCTGAAGGGGACGTTCATCAAGGCGAAGCGCATCCTGAACATCCCCCGCCCGGGCGCCGCGGCGGAGCCTCCAGCGCTCCGGCCTCCCGTGATCCCTGCGCGTCGTCTCCCGCCAGAGCAGTCGGCGTCGAGCGCGCCAGCGCGGCGGCCCAGCGCTGGCGGCTGA
- the recD2 gene encoding SF1B family DNA helicase RecD2: MSNTLGRGGAPERPQGPRQPALFTQRVVAGDGPITLEGEVVRVTFENEETGFRVIRVGVDPGQPPEVWVGVMPPAPPGTRVRATGKYERDSKHGEQLRVETLLPIAPSTLQGLERYLGSGMVPGIGPAFAQRIVATFGTETLEVLDRSPERLSEVPGIGVKRIQAVAKAWAEHRAIGAIMIFLQSHGASPSLASRIYKRFGPKAIEVVSRAPYRLALDVWGVGFKTADKLARSIGFREDSPERVQAGVLQTLNDLSTRGHVYAERAELAALAAGMLERQPSEAETAIDALAQSRHVRIEQLHTGEAAVYPRELHEAEVRLAHRLHALLRTEVSGGDRLAAAASDAIAAFEAQAKVQLAEAQREAIALAARSKVMVITGGPGVGKTTIVRAVLSCLDRAGVRTRLAAPTGRAAKRMSESTGKEAVTLHRLLEFDPKQRKFNRNKERPIDAGALVVDEASMLDLTLADALLQATPKGSRLILVGDVDQLPSVGAGAVLRDVIRSGEVPTARLTQIFRQAEGSMIVQNAHRIHDGERPESAEGAGGEFYVIERRDAPAAAETILDLVTRRIPRSFGLDPRRDVQILTPMHKGEAGAMALNVALQAALNPTGPTVTRGQKTLRLGDKVMQLRNDYDREVYNGDVGFIVDVDAEERTLRVRFDEREVDYEEGDLDELTLAYATSIHKSQGSEYPAVIVPVLTQHFVMLSRNLIYTAVTRGKRLVVLVADPRAVSLALGETRREERRTHLAERLRGAAETPDEVGG, translated from the coding sequence ATGTCGAACACGCTCGGACGTGGCGGCGCGCCCGAGCGTCCTCAGGGACCACGACAGCCCGCCCTCTTCACCCAGCGCGTCGTCGCCGGCGATGGCCCGATCACCCTGGAGGGAGAGGTCGTTCGCGTCACCTTCGAGAACGAGGAAACGGGCTTTCGGGTCATCCGTGTCGGCGTCGACCCGGGCCAGCCGCCGGAGGTGTGGGTCGGCGTCATGCCGCCGGCGCCTCCGGGGACGCGCGTGCGCGCCACGGGCAAGTACGAGCGCGACTCGAAGCACGGCGAGCAGCTCCGCGTCGAGACCCTGCTCCCCATCGCCCCGAGCACCCTGCAGGGCCTCGAGCGCTACCTCGGCTCGGGCATGGTGCCCGGCATCGGTCCGGCCTTCGCCCAGCGCATCGTCGCCACCTTCGGCACCGAGACGCTCGAGGTCCTCGACCGCTCGCCCGAGCGGCTCTCGGAGGTGCCAGGCATCGGCGTCAAGCGCATCCAGGCGGTGGCCAAGGCGTGGGCCGAGCACCGCGCCATCGGCGCGATCATGATCTTCCTCCAGTCACACGGGGCGTCGCCGTCGCTCGCGTCCCGCATCTACAAACGCTTCGGACCCAAGGCGATCGAGGTGGTGTCCCGCGCGCCGTACCGGCTCGCCCTCGACGTGTGGGGTGTGGGCTTCAAGACGGCGGACAAACTGGCCCGCTCGATCGGGTTCCGCGAAGACTCCCCCGAGCGCGTGCAAGCCGGCGTGCTCCAGACGCTGAACGATCTGTCCACGCGCGGGCACGTCTACGCGGAGCGAGCCGAGCTGGCCGCGCTCGCCGCCGGGATGCTGGAGCGGCAGCCCTCGGAGGCCGAGACGGCGATCGACGCGCTCGCGCAGAGCCGACACGTGCGGATCGAGCAGCTCCACACGGGCGAGGCCGCGGTCTACCCGCGCGAGCTCCACGAGGCGGAGGTGCGGCTCGCGCACCGCCTGCACGCGCTCCTGCGCACGGAGGTGAGCGGGGGCGATCGGCTGGCCGCCGCCGCGAGCGATGCCATCGCCGCGTTCGAGGCGCAGGCCAAGGTGCAGCTCGCGGAGGCCCAGCGCGAGGCGATCGCGCTGGCAGCACGGAGCAAGGTGATGGTGATCACGGGAGGGCCTGGCGTCGGCAAGACGACCATCGTGCGGGCCGTGCTCTCCTGCCTCGACCGAGCCGGTGTGCGCACACGGCTCGCGGCCCCGACCGGGCGCGCCGCCAAGCGGATGAGCGAGTCGACGGGCAAGGAGGCGGTGACGCTCCACCGCCTGCTGGAGTTCGATCCGAAGCAGCGAAAGTTCAACCGCAACAAGGAGCGGCCGATCGACGCCGGTGCGCTCGTCGTCGACGAGGCGTCGATGCTCGATCTGACGCTCGCCGACGCCTTGCTGCAGGCCACCCCGAAAGGGTCACGGCTGATCCTGGTGGGCGACGTGGATCAGCTCCCCTCGGTCGGCGCCGGGGCGGTCCTCCGGGACGTGATCCGCTCGGGCGAGGTGCCGACGGCGCGGCTGACGCAGATCTTCCGTCAGGCCGAGGGCAGCATGATCGTGCAGAACGCGCATCGCATCCACGACGGCGAGAGGCCCGAGAGCGCGGAGGGCGCCGGGGGCGAGTTCTACGTCATCGAGCGCCGGGACGCGCCCGCGGCCGCCGAGACCATCCTCGACCTGGTGACCCGGCGCATCCCCCGAAGCTTCGGACTGGATCCACGCCGCGACGTGCAGATCCTCACGCCGATGCACAAGGGCGAGGCGGGGGCGATGGCGCTGAACGTGGCGCTCCAGGCCGCGCTGAACCCGACGGGGCCAACGGTGACGCGAGGGCAGAAGACGCTGCGGCTCGGTGACAAGGTGATGCAGCTCCGCAACGACTACGACCGCGAGGTGTACAACGGCGACGTGGGGTTCATCGTCGATGTGGACGCCGAGGAGCGGACGCTCCGGGTGCGCTTCGACGAGCGGGAGGTCGACTACGAGGAGGGGGATCTCGACGAGCTGACCCTCGCGTACGCGACGAGCATCCACAAGAGCCAGGGCAGCGAGTACCCGGCGGTGATCGTGCCGGTGCTGACGCAGCACTTCGTGATGCTGTCGAGGAACCTGATCTACACGGCGGTGACCCGAGGCAAGCGGCTGGTGGTGCTGGTGGCCGACCCGCGCGCCGTGTCGCTCGCCCTCGGGGAGACGAGGCGCGAGGAGCGGCGCACCCACCTCGCCGAGCGGCTGCGTGGCGCCGCTGAAACGCCGGACGAAGTGGGGGGATGA
- the gloB gene encoding hydroxyacylglutathione hydrolase, giving the protein MRVLPVPCLSDNYAYLVHADGAREALVIDPSEAAPVIEALDREGLHLVAIVNTHHHHDHVGGNEALRAKYGELPVYAHASDAGRVPAQTERVEEGGWVRAAGLELRPLHVPGHTMGAVSYHVEDAVFTGDTLFIAGCGRLFEGTPEDMVTSLDKLAALPPTTRVYCGHEYTVGNLRFAQSMEPESEAIGRKLTEAKAARERGEPTVGSTLAEELGTNPFLRCDVPAMRSRFPGKSRTEVFAAVRQAKDSFR; this is encoded by the coding sequence ATGCGCGTCCTGCCCGTGCCGTGCCTGAGCGACAACTATGCGTACCTCGTGCACGCGGACGGCGCGCGCGAGGCCCTGGTCATCGATCCGTCAGAGGCCGCGCCCGTCATCGAAGCGCTCGACCGGGAAGGCCTGCACCTCGTCGCCATCGTCAACACCCACCATCACCATGACCATGTGGGGGGCAACGAGGCGCTGCGCGCAAAGTACGGAGAGCTGCCCGTCTATGCGCACGCCAGCGATGCAGGACGGGTGCCCGCGCAGACCGAGCGCGTGGAGGAGGGTGGATGGGTGCGTGCTGCTGGGCTCGAGCTGCGCCCGTTGCACGTGCCCGGTCACACCATGGGGGCGGTATCGTATCACGTCGAAGACGCGGTGTTCACGGGCGACACCCTGTTCATTGCGGGGTGTGGGCGCTTGTTCGAGGGCACGCCGGAGGACATGGTGACGTCGCTCGACAAGCTGGCGGCGCTTCCGCCGACGACGCGCGTGTACTGCGGGCATGAGTACACGGTCGGCAATTTGCGGTTTGCCCAGTCGATGGAGCCCGAGAGCGAGGCCATCGGGCGCAAGCTGACCGAAGCGAAGGCAGCCCGTGAGCGTGGAGAACCCACGGTCGGCTCGACCCTGGCGGAGGAGCTGGGGACCAACCCGTTCCTGCGTTGCGACGTGCCTGCGATGCGCTCACGCTTTCCTGGCAAGAGCCGCACCGAGGTGTTCGCTGCCGTCCGGCAGGCGAAGGACTCGTTCCGGTAA
- a CDS encoding 1-acyl-sn-glycerol-3-phosphate acyltransferase, whose translation MHRHAPIFGFNDARGSIVHEVVHRVLSSTREPLLTLNDAAYHEVKRLEGVKGPEGARELGEWQRVARTISRMSEGERQRLLRDHAERIAWDVAGNFDERVYDVSTRLVPPLVTALLAPRKLATLARDPKALVSLDALADKVVVEGPLEELRALIHQGTVVYVPTHLSNMDSIVFGYALERAGLPPATYGAGKNLFTNPILSFFMHNLGAYRVDRRIRHGLYKDVLKTYSCVLLERGYHSLFFPGGTRSRSGGVERRLKLGLVGSAFEAYTRTLLAGAERRIFFVPATINYLITLEAETLIADFLSEAGKGRFIIEDDESTRVGRVAAFMRKLLGMDGAVVIRFSSPLDPFGNRVDPRGRSYDLRGREVDPASYVRDLRGDVVLDPPRDAQYARDLGEEICRAYARDTVVMATHLVATAVMQRLKRQTRGADLFQVLRLRETVIPRDDLAAEVVALRDRLRGLEAQGCVRLGQDTRHGTGGELVERALRAFAGYHAAPVLKSQPDGIAVCDTNLLFYYQNRLAAHGVAWDVLAPPGVPAGLGVRPPPPPLRVTATGSTSTESVSASQDVAAAHGAAAGGMT comes from the coding sequence ATGCACCGCCACGCCCCCATCTTCGGCTTCAACGACGCCAGAGGGTCGATCGTTCACGAGGTGGTTCACCGGGTGCTGAGTTCCACCCGGGAGCCTTTGCTCACGCTGAACGACGCTGCGTACCACGAGGTCAAGCGGTTGGAGGGGGTGAAGGGGCCCGAGGGCGCGCGCGAGCTCGGGGAGTGGCAACGCGTCGCCCGCACGATCAGCCGTATGTCGGAGGGGGAGCGGCAGCGCTTGCTCCGTGATCATGCCGAGCGCATTGCGTGGGATGTCGCGGGGAACTTCGACGAGCGGGTCTACGATGTGTCGACCCGCCTGGTGCCGCCGCTGGTGACCGCGCTGCTGGCACCGCGCAAGCTCGCGACCCTGGCGCGCGATCCGAAGGCGCTGGTCAGCCTGGACGCGCTGGCGGACAAGGTGGTGGTCGAGGGGCCGCTCGAGGAGCTGCGAGCGCTGATCCACCAGGGGACGGTCGTCTACGTGCCGACGCACCTCTCGAACATGGACTCGATCGTCTTCGGCTACGCGCTGGAGCGCGCGGGGTTGCCACCCGCAACCTACGGTGCAGGCAAGAACCTGTTCACGAACCCGATCCTTTCCTTCTTCATGCACAACCTCGGCGCGTACCGGGTCGATCGGCGGATCCGGCACGGGTTGTACAAGGATGTCCTGAAGACCTACTCCTGCGTGCTGCTGGAGCGCGGCTACCACTCGCTCTTCTTTCCAGGTGGCACGCGCTCGCGCTCGGGAGGCGTGGAGCGTCGGCTGAAGCTGGGGCTCGTGGGTAGCGCGTTCGAGGCGTACACGCGCACCTTGCTCGCCGGTGCAGAGCGCCGGATCTTCTTCGTGCCTGCGACGATCAACTACCTGATCACCCTGGAGGCGGAGACGCTGATCGCGGACTTCCTGTCCGAAGCTGGCAAGGGGCGGTTCATCATCGAGGATGACGAGTCGACCCGGGTGGGTCGGGTGGCCGCGTTCATGCGCAAGCTGCTCGGGATGGATGGCGCGGTCGTCATCCGGTTCTCGAGCCCGCTGGATCCCTTTGGCAACCGCGTCGATCCACGAGGGCGCTCGTACGACCTGCGGGGACGTGAGGTCGACCCGGCGAGCTACGTGCGCGACCTGCGGGGCGACGTCGTGCTCGATCCTCCGCGGGATGCACAGTATGCGCGGGATCTGGGAGAGGAGATCTGCCGCGCGTACGCGAGGGACACGGTGGTGATGGCGACCCACCTGGTCGCGACGGCGGTGATGCAGCGGCTGAAGCGGCAGACGCGAGGCGCGGACCTTTTCCAGGTGCTCCGCCTGCGCGAGACGGTGATCCCGCGCGACGATCTCGCCGCGGAGGTCGTCGCGCTGCGCGATCGGTTGCGCGGGCTGGAGGCACAGGGGTGTGTGAGGCTCGGGCAGGACACGCGGCACGGCACGGGCGGGGAGCTGGTGGAGCGGGCGCTGCGTGCCTTCGCCGGCTACCATGCGGCGCCCGTGCTCAAATCTCAGCCCGACGGGATCGCCGTCTGTGACACCAACTTGCTGTTCTACTACCAGAACCGCCTCGCGGCGCACGGCGTGGCGTGGGACGTACTCGCGCCGCCTGGTGTCCCCGCGGGTCTCGGGGTGCGGCCGCCGCCTCCCCCGCTCCGCGTCACGGCTACTGGATCGACGTCGACCGAGAGTGTGTCGGCGAGCCAGGATGTCGCGGCCGCTCACGGGGCGGCTGCCGGGGGGATGACATGA